In Marisediminicola antarctica, one DNA window encodes the following:
- a CDS encoding AAA family ATPase — translation MTMTPEQAGWFSATFNRLVGNVEQVILGKTFVVRLSFVALLSEGHLLLEDFPGTGKTSLARAIAQSVAGVSSRIQFTPDLLPGDITGVSIYDQRSGRFDFHRGPIFANIVLADEINRASPKTQSALLEVMEEGHVTVDGTTHGVGSPFMVIATQNPIEQAGTYRLPEAQLDRFIMKASIGYPDHSSTVRILEGAGTKAHETTVPAVVSASTIVEMAALARTVHVDPSINDYISRLVDASRSAVEVRLGVSVRGALALVRASKTLAAASGRHYVIPDDVKLLAEPVLAHRLILDAEAEFDGVTALSIIGQLLIETPPPSDRQAV, via the coding sequence ATGACCATGACACCAGAGCAGGCCGGATGGTTCTCCGCCACATTCAACCGACTCGTCGGCAACGTCGAACAGGTGATCCTCGGCAAGACCTTCGTGGTGCGGCTGTCGTTCGTGGCGCTGCTGTCCGAGGGGCACCTGCTCCTCGAGGACTTCCCGGGAACGGGCAAGACCTCGCTGGCCCGTGCGATCGCGCAGAGTGTCGCCGGAGTGAGCAGCCGAATCCAGTTCACCCCGGACCTGCTGCCCGGCGACATCACGGGCGTGAGCATCTACGACCAGCGCAGCGGGCGCTTCGACTTTCACCGCGGGCCGATCTTCGCGAATATCGTTCTTGCCGACGAGATCAACCGGGCAAGCCCGAAGACCCAATCCGCGCTCCTCGAGGTCATGGAGGAGGGGCACGTCACCGTCGACGGCACCACACACGGGGTCGGATCCCCGTTCATGGTCATCGCGACACAGAACCCGATCGAGCAGGCCGGCACCTACCGGCTGCCGGAAGCGCAGCTCGACCGGTTCATCATGAAGGCATCCATCGGCTACCCGGACCACTCATCCACGGTCCGCATCCTCGAGGGCGCCGGCACCAAGGCGCACGAGACGACCGTCCCCGCTGTCGTCTCCGCGAGCACGATCGTCGAAATGGCCGCCCTCGCCCGTACCGTGCACGTCGACCCGTCGATCAACGACTACATCTCCCGGCTCGTCGACGCGAGCCGCAGCGCGGTCGAAGTGCGGCTCGGCGTGTCGGTGCGCGGCGCCCTCGCCCTCGTCCGCGCGTCTAAGACCCTCGCTGCCGCCTCAGGCCGCCACTACGTGATCCCGGACGACGTGAAGCTGCTCGCCGAGCCCGTGCTCGCTCATCGGCTCATCCTCGATGCCGAGGCCGAGTTCGACGGCGTCACCGCTTTGAGCATCATCGGCCAGCTGCTCATCGAGACGCCGCCACCGAGCGACAGGCAAGCGGTGTGA
- a CDS encoding Ig-like domain-containing protein → MTATSASLIAAVVAGLAVVSGGYEAQRIDLGDGSVWVANSAEQVIGRANTEILALDTVVEGSGSELDVIQAGRTVLLFDRANSKVDIVDAATAEVSDSVPLPPEAPELHLAGGTVVIHATRTGAVWLVPVGDLRDFDAEAEPTLSLGTDSAVSVSPDGTLLLYSPDAGEVYRVNSATGDSVEEAYPVDFAEPGSEISVSSVAGRWVLFDANSSRISIEGRMLDLSELLDGARNAVLQSPSDTGDSVLLGFPGGLLSVPLTEGAPSVVASSTGGTPAAPLVLGDCVFAAWTSGVAWRDCAGDTAPSELSLESVGGSAARLAFAVNGARVVLNDPRSGSSWAVQQRGELIDNWDELIVDDEQRQEVEENNDDVPPEYEPDQLPPIAIDDEFGARAGRANVLSVLLNDYDPNGDVLVVETVDPVEESIGRVDVIDSRQRIQLTLLDDVTGTVSFDYTVSDGRGGTAAATVTVTVRSPGENSPPVQVRTTRAVVAEGNRVTTPVLGDWIDPDSDAFYLTAAATTPPDVVTYKPSGTVDFQEGGAASQLRAVSLAVSDGEAIGAGSLTVSVRPAGEVPIIADPFVVLSYAGQETTVRPLEHVRGGTGELRLSSVAPRPGVTIEASLDTGTFRFASDQVRSHNLEYVVNDGDQTVTGTVRIEVQARPDANSTPITIPKTVFVKTLSSETVDVASTDIDPAGGVLLVTGVSNVPDGSGVSADVLEQRYVRVTLTTPLEGTVAFDYRVTNGLAGADGVITVVEIPRPTTLQPPVAADDTVTVRMGDSVDIPVLDNDAHPDGEQLTLNPDLPSGLRSVSGFLFASGDVLRYLAPQRSGNFTAVYEVAGPDGQVDQAEVRIAVREPVAATNSAPVPVSVTSRVLAGETVRIKIPLTGIDPDGDSVQLLGQETSPQKGAVTEVGTDYIDYLAGEYSAGTDTFTYRVIDSLGKRAIGTVRVGISPRSGDAGNPIAVEDEVLIRPGKTVSVQVLANDSDPDGSPLTILSVEPNSPEIGYEIVDDIVTVTPPADPGRYGLVYTIENAYGGTSSNFITVVVDPDAPPAYPVARDTVLTLSDIVDRDTINVDVLRNVFFADGDVSSLELSVLTGYGDTASVVRGKRLNITITDTRQIIPFSVANPDDPTIVAYAFVWVPGFNDALPQLDRTAPTLTAVSESRIEFDLNDHVLAVAGRDVRLVDSTTVQATNANGDSLVVDEDTLAFTSADGYFGPASISFEVTDGTSVDDPNGRRATLVLPISVTPRENQPPVFTGATIDFEPGEEKTLDLLRLTTYPYPDDIDELTYSAGPTPPSGFDYEIRGTNLIIRANEGSQKGTSSGLTIGVRDDLAAGQAGRIQLSVVASTRPLAKPAADSIIVERGTTASLDVLANDQATNPFPGGELTVVAITGLDGSALPAGVTVTPNAARTRLSVTVSETAAPIDTNLQYQIADATRDPSRYAFGSITISVQDRPDTPVAPARADGGYEEGLLTLRLTAPPSNNSPIVKYEVVSTSHGSYRKDCGTALRCELTDLDAGLRYRFSVIATNSIGASAAGPQSAALSADYLPAAPRSVTARAKAAEARPALDVAWSTVPNPALGTPVSGYVVRISGPGVDFQTTTGPTTASLTTTASGALVPGSQYSVTVYARNAAEVLSDADWRRTSSAAVTVIGPPSQVSVAADVVNGTAGQIRVTWGAGGPNGAPGVVYSVGRFDAAATIPSTCAPGGANPGVASGASPPASSGWIDDRATDGVDYRYVVYVDNGLFCTPSASGSVQSKAPPGAALASTVVEQRDGKFDLRVGSLSVSSGIVSRFQAQLNGSGTWFNVAEGDWLTSAGNLGVYGAPQSVVYRACRDSSDFFCGVASTGEVLTPVNARGSIVSCEAGATPTSNPPANQGSPTYRYLYAYNDGGPPLDRWSEFEQDAVAPDPAAVGSGETGVRLKVVVSLPDGSTFTDDGYVQSTCSPRP, encoded by the coding sequence GTGACCGCGACCAGCGCCTCCCTGATCGCCGCGGTCGTCGCGGGCCTCGCGGTGGTGTCCGGCGGCTACGAAGCCCAGCGGATCGACCTCGGCGACGGGTCGGTGTGGGTCGCGAATTCTGCCGAGCAGGTGATCGGCCGCGCCAACACCGAGATTCTCGCACTCGACACCGTCGTTGAGGGGAGCGGGTCGGAACTCGACGTCATCCAGGCGGGACGCACTGTGCTGCTGTTCGACCGCGCCAACAGCAAGGTCGATATCGTCGACGCCGCGACCGCCGAGGTCAGCGACAGCGTGCCCCTCCCGCCGGAGGCCCCCGAGCTGCACCTCGCAGGCGGTACCGTCGTTATTCACGCGACGCGCACCGGCGCCGTGTGGCTGGTCCCCGTCGGCGACCTGCGCGACTTCGACGCCGAGGCCGAGCCGACGCTGAGCCTCGGCACCGACTCGGCGGTTAGCGTGAGCCCCGACGGCACCCTGCTGCTCTACTCGCCGGACGCGGGCGAGGTGTACCGCGTGAACTCCGCAACTGGCGACTCCGTCGAGGAGGCGTATCCCGTCGACTTCGCCGAACCCGGCAGTGAGATCAGCGTCAGCTCCGTCGCCGGACGCTGGGTGTTGTTCGACGCGAACTCGAGTCGAATCTCGATCGAGGGGCGGATGCTGGACCTGTCGGAGCTTCTCGACGGCGCGCGAAACGCCGTTCTGCAGTCGCCGAGCGACACGGGGGACAGCGTGCTGCTCGGCTTCCCGGGCGGGCTTCTCTCCGTGCCGCTGACCGAGGGTGCCCCCTCGGTGGTAGCCAGCAGCACGGGGGGCACCCCCGCGGCGCCACTCGTGCTCGGCGACTGTGTGTTCGCCGCGTGGACCTCGGGTGTCGCCTGGCGGGACTGCGCCGGCGACACGGCACCGAGCGAGCTCTCGCTCGAATCCGTCGGCGGGAGCGCGGCGCGCCTTGCCTTCGCGGTGAACGGTGCCCGGGTCGTGCTCAACGATCCCCGCAGCGGCAGTAGCTGGGCGGTGCAGCAGCGGGGCGAGCTCATCGACAACTGGGACGAGCTCATTGTCGACGACGAGCAGCGGCAGGAGGTCGAGGAGAACAACGACGACGTACCTCCCGAGTACGAGCCCGACCAGCTTCCGCCGATCGCGATCGACGACGAATTCGGTGCCCGCGCCGGGCGGGCAAACGTGCTGTCGGTGCTTCTCAACGACTACGACCCGAACGGCGACGTGCTCGTTGTCGAGACGGTCGACCCGGTCGAGGAGAGCATAGGTCGGGTCGACGTCATCGACAGCAGGCAGCGCATCCAGCTGACCCTCCTGGATGACGTCACCGGAACGGTCTCCTTTGACTACACCGTCTCGGACGGCCGCGGTGGAACGGCTGCGGCGACCGTGACGGTGACCGTCCGGTCGCCAGGGGAGAACTCGCCGCCGGTGCAGGTCCGTACGACCCGCGCCGTCGTGGCCGAGGGGAACCGTGTCACCACCCCGGTGCTCGGCGACTGGATCGACCCCGACAGCGATGCCTTCTACCTCACCGCGGCGGCGACCACCCCGCCGGACGTCGTGACGTACAAGCCGAGCGGCACGGTGGACTTCCAGGAGGGCGGCGCGGCAAGCCAACTGCGCGCCGTGTCGCTTGCCGTCTCCGACGGCGAGGCGATCGGGGCGGGCAGCCTCACCGTCTCGGTGCGCCCGGCCGGTGAGGTGCCGATCATCGCCGACCCGTTCGTCGTGCTCAGCTACGCCGGTCAGGAGACGACCGTCAGGCCGCTCGAACACGTGCGGGGCGGAACGGGCGAGCTGCGGCTGAGCAGCGTCGCACCGCGGCCGGGGGTGACGATCGAGGCGAGCCTCGACACGGGCACGTTCCGGTTCGCGAGCGACCAGGTGCGCAGCCACAACCTCGAATACGTGGTCAACGACGGTGACCAGACCGTCACGGGAACGGTCCGGATCGAAGTTCAGGCCCGACCGGACGCGAACAGCACTCCGATCACGATCCCGAAGACCGTCTTTGTGAAGACGCTGAGCAGCGAGACCGTCGACGTGGCCTCCACGGACATCGATCCAGCCGGAGGGGTCCTGCTCGTCACCGGGGTCTCCAACGTGCCCGACGGGTCCGGCGTGAGCGCCGACGTGCTCGAGCAGCGCTACGTTCGGGTGACCCTCACCACCCCACTCGAGGGGACAGTCGCCTTCGACTACCGCGTCACGAACGGACTCGCCGGTGCGGACGGCGTGATCACCGTCGTCGAGATCCCCCGACCGACCACACTCCAGCCGCCGGTCGCCGCCGACGACACCGTCACGGTGCGGATGGGGGACTCGGTCGATATCCCCGTGCTCGACAACGACGCACATCCGGACGGCGAGCAGTTGACGCTCAACCCGGACCTTCCCTCGGGCCTGCGGAGTGTATCCGGGTTCCTCTTCGCCTCGGGGGACGTGCTGCGCTATCTGGCACCACAGCGCAGCGGCAACTTCACCGCCGTCTACGAGGTGGCCGGCCCCGACGGGCAGGTCGACCAGGCGGAGGTGCGGATCGCAGTGCGAGAACCTGTCGCGGCGACGAACTCGGCACCGGTTCCTGTCTCGGTGACCTCTCGCGTGCTCGCCGGCGAGACCGTGCGCATCAAGATCCCCCTGACCGGTATCGACCCCGATGGCGACTCCGTGCAGCTGCTGGGACAAGAAACGAGCCCGCAGAAGGGCGCCGTCACCGAGGTCGGCACCGACTACATCGACTACCTCGCCGGCGAGTACTCCGCCGGCACCGACACCTTCACCTATCGGGTGATCGACTCGCTCGGCAAGCGGGCGATCGGAACGGTGCGTGTCGGCATCAGCCCCCGCTCCGGCGACGCGGGAAATCCGATCGCTGTCGAGGACGAGGTGCTCATCCGGCCAGGTAAGACCGTGTCGGTGCAGGTGCTCGCCAACGACTCCGATCCGGATGGCAGCCCGCTGACCATTCTTAGCGTCGAGCCGAATAGCCCGGAGATCGGCTACGAGATCGTTGACGACATCGTCACTGTGACCCCGCCGGCCGACCCGGGCCGATACGGTCTCGTGTACACGATCGAGAATGCCTACGGCGGCACGAGCTCCAACTTCATCACCGTGGTCGTCGACCCCGATGCCCCGCCGGCCTACCCGGTCGCGAGGGATACCGTGCTGACGCTCTCCGACATCGTGGACCGCGACACCATCAACGTCGACGTGCTGCGGAACGTGTTCTTCGCCGACGGCGACGTGTCGTCGCTTGAGCTGTCGGTGCTGACGGGCTACGGCGACACCGCCTCGGTGGTGCGGGGCAAACGGCTCAACATCACCATTACCGACACGCGCCAGATCATCCCATTCTCAGTCGCCAACCCCGACGACCCGACGATTGTCGCCTACGCCTTCGTCTGGGTCCCCGGGTTCAACGACGCCCTCCCGCAGCTCGACCGCACGGCCCCCACGCTGACCGCCGTCAGCGAGTCGCGGATCGAGTTCGACCTCAACGACCACGTGCTCGCCGTCGCCGGGCGGGACGTTCGCCTGGTCGACTCGACAACAGTGCAGGCGACCAACGCGAACGGCGACAGCCTGGTAGTCGACGAGGACACCCTCGCCTTCACCTCGGCCGACGGCTACTTCGGTCCAGCCTCGATCTCGTTCGAGGTGACCGACGGGACGAGCGTCGATGACCCGAACGGTCGGCGGGCGACGCTCGTGCTGCCGATCAGTGTCACACCGCGCGAGAACCAGCCCCCCGTGTTCACCGGTGCCACGATCGATTTCGAACCGGGGGAGGAGAAGACCCTCGATTTGCTCCGCCTGACGACCTACCCGTATCCGGACGATATCGACGAGCTCACCTACAGCGCCGGGCCGACCCCGCCATCCGGATTCGACTACGAGATCCGCGGCACGAACCTCATCATCCGAGCGAACGAAGGCTCCCAGAAGGGCACCTCCAGCGGCCTGACGATCGGAGTGCGAGACGATCTCGCGGCGGGTCAAGCCGGACGCATCCAACTCTCGGTCGTCGCATCCACCAGACCGCTGGCGAAACCCGCAGCAGACTCGATCATCGTCGAGCGCGGCACGACAGCGAGCCTCGACGTGCTCGCAAACGACCAGGCGACCAACCCGTTCCCGGGAGGGGAGCTGACTGTCGTCGCGATCACCGGGCTCGACGGGTCGGCATTGCCCGCGGGCGTCACCGTCACCCCCAACGCCGCGAGGACGAGGCTGTCGGTGACGGTATCCGAGACGGCGGCTCCCATCGACACCAACCTGCAATATCAGATCGCCGACGCGACCCGCGATCCGAGCCGGTACGCTTTCGGCTCGATCACCATCTCGGTGCAGGACCGGCCCGACACCCCCGTTGCCCCAGCCCGGGCCGACGGCGGCTACGAGGAGGGGCTCCTGACCCTTCGCCTCACGGCCCCGCCCTCGAACAACTCGCCGATCGTGAAGTACGAGGTGGTGAGCACGAGCCACGGCAGCTACCGCAAGGACTGCGGGACCGCGTTGCGCTGCGAACTGACCGACCTCGATGCGGGACTCCGCTACCGGTTCTCGGTGATCGCCACGAACTCCATCGGCGCGTCGGCGGCGGGGCCGCAGAGTGCCGCCCTGTCGGCCGACTACCTGCCGGCGGCGCCGCGATCGGTGACGGCCCGGGCGAAGGCCGCCGAAGCCCGTCCCGCGCTCGATGTGGCGTGGTCGACCGTTCCAAACCCGGCGCTCGGCACACCGGTCTCTGGCTACGTCGTACGGATCTCCGGCCCCGGCGTCGACTTCCAGACGACGACGGGTCCCACCACGGCGTCCCTCACCACGACCGCATCGGGCGCCCTCGTGCCGGGTTCGCAGTACTCGGTCACGGTGTACGCGCGCAACGCGGCCGAGGTGTTGAGCGACGCCGACTGGCGCAGGACCTCCTCCGCGGCCGTCACCGTGATCGGCCCCCCGAGCCAGGTCAGCGTGGCCGCCGACGTGGTGAACGGGACCGCCGGGCAGATTCGGGTGACCTGGGGCGCGGGCGGGCCCAACGGCGCGCCCGGTGTCGTCTACTCGGTCGGTCGGTTCGACGCCGCCGCGACCATCCCGTCAACGTGCGCGCCGGGTGGAGCAAACCCGGGCGTCGCGTCGGGCGCGTCGCCTCCCGCCAGCTCTGGATGGATCGACGACCGCGCTACCGACGGTGTGGACTACCGGTACGTCGTGTATGTCGACAACGGGCTGTTCTGCACCCCGTCGGCATCCGGGTCGGTGCAGAGCAAGGCGCCCCCCGGCGCAGCCCTCGCATCGACGGTGGTCGAGCAGCGCGACGGCAAATTCGACCTTCGCGTCGGGTCCCTGTCGGTTTCCTCAGGCATCGTCAGCCGGTTCCAGGCGCAGCTGAACGGCTCCGGAACGTGGTTCAACGTCGCGGAGGGCGACTGGCTCACCTCCGCTGGGAATCTTGGCGTGTACGGCGCCCCCCAGTCGGTCGTCTACCGGGCCTGCCGGGACTCGTCGGATTTCTTCTGTGGTGTCGCATCGACAGGCGAGGTGCTGACGCCTGTGAACGCCCGCGGCTCGATCGTGTCGTGCGAGGCCGGGGCGACGCCGACGTCGAACCCGCCGGCCAATCAGGGCTCGCCGACCTACCGCTACCTCTACGCCTATAACGACGGTGGCCCGCCCCTCGACCGCTGGTCGGAGTTCGAACAGGATGCTGTGGCTCCCGACCCTGCGGCCGTGGGCTCCGGCGAGACCGGGGTGCGGCTGAAGGTCGTCGTGTCGCTCCCCGACGGTTCGACCTTCACCGATGATGGGTATGTGCAGTCCACGTGCTCACCGAGGCCCTGA